One Fusobacterium ulcerans DNA segment encodes these proteins:
- a CDS encoding toxin-antitoxin system YwqK family antitoxin, which translates to MIKKLLSLCSILIFLLFTGCFQKTVDSSKLEKRNGTVYQVGEKKPFTGVMKNFYSNGQLAVMEKFKKGKNHGKGEKYYTNGKLWIEYSYKGGNLHGKYMEYFEDGKPQKEINFKDGEKHGIVRCYCGEDGKLHQDSIYDEGKLTGKRTTYYPDGNLLEITEWKDDELSGIFEQYYMNGQLKVKGNFIDGKADGKANEYYEDGSLMGETYYIAGKAEGYSVEYYSDGKIAKELNYTDGFEDGDSISYHSNGQIQEKGKYIQGKKEGIWETYHSSGKIINRITYKEDDSKYGEEYNYDNEGSLELKVTWNALNDKFIYEHYKDGKVINKIIQ; encoded by the coding sequence ATGATAAAAAAACTATTGAGTTTATGCAGTATATTGATATTCTTGTTATTCACAGGATGTTTTCAAAAAACAGTAGATAGTTCAAAGTTAGAAAAAAGAAACGGAACTGTCTATCAAGTAGGAGAAAAAAAGCCTTTTACAGGAGTAATGAAAAACTTTTATTCAAATGGGCAGCTAGCAGTGATGGAAAAATTTAAAAAAGGAAAAAACCATGGAAAGGGTGAAAAGTACTATACTAATGGAAAGCTGTGGATAGAGTATTCATATAAAGGTGGAAACCTTCATGGAAAATATATGGAGTATTTTGAAGATGGAAAACCTCAGAAAGAGATAAATTTTAAAGATGGAGAAAAGCATGGAATAGTAAGATGTTATTGTGGAGAAGATGGAAAATTACATCAAGATTCCATATATGATGAAGGAAAACTTACAGGGAAAAGAACTACTTATTATCCAGATGGAAATCTTTTAGAAATAACAGAATGGAAAGATGATGAACTTTCAGGAATATTTGAACAGTACTATATGAATGGACAGTTAAAAGTAAAAGGCAACTTTATAGATGGAAAAGCTGATGGAAAGGCAAATGAATATTATGAAGATGGTTCTCTTATGGGGGAAACATATTATATTGCTGGAAAAGCAGAAGGTTATTCTGTAGAGTATTATTCTGATGGAAAAATAGCGAAAGAACTTAATTACACAGATGGATTTGAAGATGGAGATAGCATAAGTTATCATTCAAATGGGCAGATACAGGAAAAAGGAAAATATATTCAAGGAAAAAAAGAAGGAATATGGGAAACATATCATTCAAGCGGAAAGATTATAAACAGGATAACTTACAAAGAAGATGATTCTAAATATGGAGAAGAGTATAATTATGATAACGAAGGAAGTTTAGAATTGAAAGTTACATGGAATGCTCTAAATGATAAATTTATATATGAGCATTACAAAGATGGAAAAGTCATAAATAAAATAATACAGTAA
- a CDS encoding DUF2628 domain-containing protein — protein sequence MSWKLKEEELQFIDENEEQIREYVGKKGEDYINIWREGKKFNPAALFLGMIWLGYRGMYKIIMYLIIAFILTDIFMIFLGIDLTRISGIVAGVILGTYGSYWYFLQVKKDILAGKEKCIDGGVGVVLSLVMLAGYVLFSVYVVDTFLYYILYGYYY from the coding sequence ATGTCATGGAAATTAAAAGAAGAAGAACTTCAATTCATAGATGAAAATGAGGAACAAATAAGAGAATATGTAGGAAAAAAGGGAGAGGACTATATAAATATCTGGAGAGAAGGAAAGAAATTCAATCCAGCAGCTCTTTTTCTAGGAATGATATGGCTTGGCTACAGAGGAATGTATAAAATTATAATGTATCTTATCATAGCTTTTATTCTTACAGATATTTTCATGATTTTTTTAGGGATAGATTTGACAAGAATATCTGGAATAGTTGCTGGAGTAATTTTAGGAACATATGGAAGTTACTGGTATTTCTTACAAGTTAAAAAAGATATACTTGCTGGAAAGGAAAAATGTATAGATGGCGGAGTAGGTGTAGTACTGTCTTTAGTAATGCTTGCAGGATATGTACTCTTCTCAGTTTATGTAGTTGATACATTTCTCTATTATATACTTTATGGATATTATTATTAA
- a CDS encoding SPL family radical SAM protein: MDPIFKKDNMHYVKVKGILSPKNGMNLYRGCSHGCIYCDSRSSCYRMLHDFEDIEVKENAIELLEETLKRRRKKCMIGTGSMTDPYIPLELKIKNLRKTLELVYKYGFGFTLITKSDMILRDLDLLKKINEKTKCVVQITLTTYDENLCRKIEPNVCTTKKRFEVLKKLRDAGIPTVVWLCPILPFINDTAENINGLLDYCIEAKVHGIICFGIGMTLREGSREYFYQQLDKLFPHMKERYIRTFGNRYEIVSPNNKRLMELFYKKCSQNGILHNNNEIFEYLNTFDEKNFSSQLSLF; this comes from the coding sequence GTGGACCCGATTTTTAAAAAAGATAACATGCACTATGTAAAAGTAAAAGGAATCCTATCACCTAAAAATGGAATGAACCTCTATCGTGGTTGCTCTCATGGATGTATTTATTGTGATTCAAGAAGCAGCTGTTATAGAATGCTACATGACTTTGAAGATATTGAAGTCAAAGAAAATGCCATTGAACTATTGGAAGAAACTCTGAAACGCAGACGAAAGAAATGTATGATCGGTACTGGTTCAATGACTGATCCGTATATTCCTCTTGAATTAAAAATCAAAAATCTCAGAAAAACATTGGAATTAGTGTATAAATATGGTTTTGGATTTACTCTTATAACAAAGTCAGATATGATATTGAGAGATTTGGATTTATTGAAAAAAATAAATGAAAAAACAAAATGTGTAGTTCAAATTACTTTAACAACTTATGATGAAAATTTATGCAGAAAAATTGAGCCTAATGTGTGTACTACCAAAAAACGCTTTGAAGTGTTAAAAAAATTAAGAGATGCAGGAATCCCAACAGTTGTATGGCTCTGTCCTATTCTTCCTTTCATTAATGATACTGCTGAAAATATCAATGGACTTTTAGATTACTGTATTGAAGCTAAAGTTCATGGAATTATATGCTTTGGAATTGGTATGACGCTTCGAGAAGGAAGCAGAGAATATTTTTATCAGCAATTAGATAAATTATTTCCTCATATGAAAGAAAGATATATTCGCACTTTTGGAAATAGATATGAAATAGTCAGTCCAAATAATAAAAGGTTAATGGAATTATTTTATAAAAAATGCTCTCAAAATGGAATTTTACATAATAATAACGAAATCTTTGAATATCTCAATACTTTTGATGAAAAAAATTTTTCTTCTCAATTAAGTTTATTTTAA
- a CDS encoding ABC transporter permease: MKKKYILFVLLLIVVVYFYQNPYAMNNDMILARPSLENLLGCDNLGRDIFSRLVLGSFYTLLIAFVSVALSVMAGTMIGSIAGYYGKALDSVITSFIEVIIAIPSILIALGVIIILKTGFISMIVAIFIIYLPRCVNMVRGLVKKERNMEYVVAAKTYGVSDLRIIFYHILPNIMKPVLISFTTGFAGAILTEAGLGYLGLGIQPPYPTWGNILNQSQSYFLSAPWFTIAPGLAIIFTVYQMNKLEKRGKRF; the protein is encoded by the coding sequence ATGAAAAAGAAATATATTTTATTTGTACTCCTTTTGATTGTGGTAGTATATTTTTATCAAAACCCATATGCTATGAATAATGATATGATACTTGCAAGACCAAGCTTAGAAAATTTATTAGGATGCGACAATTTAGGAAGAGATATTTTCAGCAGACTTGTATTGGGTTCTTTTTATACTCTGCTTATAGCATTTGTTTCTGTAGCACTTTCAGTAATGGCAGGAACAATGATAGGAAGTATAGCAGGTTATTATGGAAAAGCTTTAGATTCTGTGATTACATCTTTTATAGAGGTAATTATAGCTATTCCATCAATATTGATAGCTCTTGGAGTAATAATAATTTTGAAAACAGGATTTATTTCAATGATAGTAGCAATTTTTATCATTTATCTTCCAAGATGTGTAAATATGGTAAGAGGACTTGTGAAAAAAGAGAGAAATATGGAATATGTAGTAGCAGCTAAAACATATGGAGTATCAGATTTAAGAATAATTTTTTACCACATACTGCCAAATATAATGAAACCTGTACTTATCAGTTTTACAACTGGATTTGCTGGGGCAATACTTACAGAAGCAGGGCTGGGATATCTGGGACTGGGAATACAGCCGCCATATCCTACATGGGGAAATATTTTGAATCAGTCACAGTCATACTTTTTATCAGCTCCATGGTTTACTATAGCTCCAGGACTTGCCATAATATTCACAGTTTATCAGATGAATAAACTTGAAAAGAGAGGAAAAAGATTTTAA
- a CDS encoding aspartate/glutamate racemase family protein has product MKTIGLIGGMSWESTVTYYEIINRIIKEKLGGLHSGKLVLFSVDFQEIEECQAKGEWDKSAKILTEAAQSLEKAGADFIVICTNTMHKIAPDIQKNINIPILHIAEATADELDKKEIKKVALLGTKYTMEQDFYKNKLIDRGIEVVIPDDEDRAEVNRVIYEELCLGKILPASKKRFLDIMDKLAKNGAQGVILGCTEIGLLVQQKDTEISLFDTAAIHAESAALKSIEK; this is encoded by the coding sequence ATGAAAACAATAGGTTTGATTGGTGGGATGAGCTGGGAAAGTACAGTAACTTATTATGAAATAATCAATAGAATAATAAAAGAAAAACTTGGAGGGCTTCATTCAGGGAAATTGGTTCTTTTCAGTGTAGATTTTCAGGAGATAGAAGAGTGCCAAGCAAAAGGTGAATGGGATAAAAGTGCAAAAATTTTGACAGAAGCAGCACAAAGTCTGGAAAAAGCAGGGGCAGATTTTATAGTTATCTGTACAAATACAATGCATAAAATAGCTCCAGACATTCAAAAAAATATTAATATTCCTATACTTCATATAGCAGAGGCGACAGCTGATGAACTAGATAAAAAAGAAATAAAAAAAGTTGCTTTGTTGGGAACAAAATATACAATGGAGCAGGATTTTTATAAGAATAAATTAATAGATAGAGGAATAGAAGTAGTGATTCCTGATGATGAAGATAGAGCAGAGGTAAATAGAGTAATTTATGAAGAATTATGTCTTGGAAAGATATTGCCAGCATCTAAAAAAAGATTTCTTGATATTATGGATAAATTAGCAAAAAATGGAGCACAGGGAGTTATACTTGGATGTACAGAAATTGGGCTTTTGGTGCAGCAGAAAGATACAGAAATTTCTTTGTTTGATACAGCAGCAATACATGCTGAAAGTGCAGCTTTGAAATCCATAGAGAAATAA
- a CDS encoding ABC transporter permease produces MFYIKKLAKMIFSIFLIGTLSFLLLEMIPGDPASAILGVESTPEDIELLREALGLNKSLIVRYLTWGKGVLAGDFGNSFKYSEPVVDLILKRLPLTLEIALISIGIVFLVSVPLSFLLYKIKNKHVKKIGDFMIGVFISVPSFWLGIIFMFVFGVILRWFSVGYNNTFASLILPCVVIAIPNIGIITSYIKSNLEYEMREEYIKYLYVNGLKMKWLNLYILKNSILPVVPLIGIMIIDLITGIVIIEQIFSIPGIGRLLITSVVTRDIPLIQGLIFYTSVVLVLINFIIDILYSIIDPRIRGGE; encoded by the coding sequence ATGTTCTATATAAAAAAACTGGCAAAAATGATTTTTTCTATATTTCTCATAGGAACACTTTCATTTTTGCTCTTAGAAATGATCCCGGGAGATCCAGCATCAGCAATACTTGGTGTTGAGAGCACTCCAGAGGACATTGAATTATTAAGAGAAGCACTTGGTTTGAATAAGAGTTTGATAGTGAGATATCTCACTTGGGGGAAAGGAGTACTTGCAGGGGATTTTGGAAATTCCTTCAAGTATTCTGAACCTGTAGTTGATCTTATTCTTAAAAGACTTCCTCTTACATTAGAAATAGCTCTGATTTCGATAGGGATAGTATTTTTAGTATCTGTACCCCTATCTTTTTTGCTATATAAAATAAAAAATAAACATGTAAAAAAAATTGGAGACTTTATGATAGGAGTCTTTATATCTGTTCCATCATTCTGGCTGGGAATAATTTTCATGTTCGTTTTTGGTGTAATATTGAGATGGTTTTCTGTAGGGTATAACAATACTTTTGCTTCCTTGATTCTCCCATGTGTAGTTATAGCTATTCCAAATATCGGAATAATTACAAGCTATATCAAGAGTAATCTGGAATATGAGATGAGAGAAGAGTATATAAAATACCTCTATGTAAATGGACTTAAAATGAAGTGGCTGAATCTGTATATATTGAAAAACTCTATTCTTCCAGTGGTTCCTTTAATAGGAATTATGATAATAGATCTTATTACAGGAATTGTAATAATAGAACAGATATTTTCTATTCCGGGAATAGGAAGGCTGTTGATAACCTCAGTAGTAACAAGAGATATACCTCTGATACAGGGATTAATTTTTTATACATCTGTAGTCCTTGTACTTATAAATTTCATTATAGATATCCTCTATTCAATTATTGATCCTAGAATAAGAGGAGGGGAGTAA
- a CDS encoding ATP-binding cassette domain-containing protein — protein MIINIEKLNLEIDGQVLLKDVNFHMEKGEVVALVGESGSGKTLTTKFILGILPERSIIHCEKFEKNCKIGAVFQNAFISLNPTIKIGSQLRRLYESHYGSNGNWKEEITALLEKVGIKETDKFLKKYPHETSGGERQRVVIAGALIGKPEVLIADEVTTALDMRTKKEVITLFKNIKKELGISILFISHDLDSIKNFADRACVMYKGSIVEENSCEGIFEHQEHPYVKKLIGFSKTLWTRGE, from the coding sequence ATGATAATAAATATAGAGAAATTAAATTTGGAAATTGATGGACAGGTACTTTTAAAAGATGTAAATTTTCATATGGAAAAAGGAGAGGTAGTTGCTCTTGTAGGAGAGTCTGGAAGTGGAAAGACATTGACTACAAAATTTATACTTGGAATACTTCCAGAGAGAAGTATAATACATTGTGAAAAATTTGAAAAGAACTGTAAAATAGGAGCAGTTTTCCAAAATGCTTTTATATCATTAAATCCAACAATAAAGATAGGAAGTCAGTTGAGAAGACTTTATGAATCACATTATGGAAGCAATGGAAACTGGAAAGAGGAAATAACAGCTCTTTTAGAAAAAGTTGGAATAAAGGAAACTGATAAATTTTTAAAGAAATATCCCCATGAAACAAGTGGAGGAGAGAGACAAAGGGTAGTTATAGCAGGTGCATTAATAGGAAAACCAGAAGTATTAATTGCAGATGAAGTAACTACTGCACTGGATATGAGAACCAAAAAAGAAGTAATAACTTTATTTAAAAATATAAAGAAAGAACTGGGAATATCTATACTTTTTATCTCCCATGATCTGGACTCTATAAAAAACTTTGCAGATAGAGCATGTGTGATGTATAAAGGAAGTATTGTAGAAGAAAACAGTTGTGAGGGAATATTTGAACATCAGGAACACCCTTATGTAAAAAAACTCATAGGTTTTTCAAAAACTCTGTGGACAAGAGGAGAATAA
- a CDS encoding glutathione peroxidase has translation MTIYDFKVKNVDGTEETLEKYRGKVLLIVNTATRCGLTSQYEGLEKLYEKYRDKGFEILDFPSNQFLKQAPESSEEIAEFCQLRYGTKFKTFAKIDVNGKDADPLYIYLKDKASEEIKNRETDSFKDKLEKLGQTLLGKEIKWNFTKFLIGKDGEIIGRFSPTVTPDEIDAEVARAILK, from the coding sequence ATGACTATTTATGATTTTAAAGTTAAAAATGTAGATGGAACAGAAGAAACATTAGAAAAATATAGAGGAAAAGTATTACTTATAGTAAATACAGCTACAAGATGTGGACTTACATCTCAATATGAAGGACTTGAAAAACTTTATGAAAAATATCGTGATAAAGGATTTGAAATATTAGATTTCCCAAGCAATCAATTTTTAAAACAGGCACCAGAAAGCAGTGAGGAAATAGCTGAATTCTGTCAATTGAGATATGGAACTAAATTTAAAACTTTTGCTAAGATAGATGTAAATGGAAAAGATGCAGATCCATTATATATATATTTGAAAGATAAAGCAAGTGAAGAGATAAAAAATAGAGAAACAGACTCATTTAAAGATAAACTTGAAAAATTAGGACAGACATTATTAGGAAAAGAGATAAAATGGAACTTTACTAAATTCCTAATAGGAAAAGATGGAGAGATAATAGGAAGATTTTCTCCTACTGTGACACCTGATGAAATAGATGCAGAAGTTGCAAGAGCAATATTAAAATAA
- a CDS encoding basic amino acid ABC transporter substrate-binding protein, with the protein MKKLFKLFMLSLLIVLTAACGASKTEKVYVIGTNAEYPPFEYLEDGKVCGLDADIIAAIAQKLNIQYKWSNTNFDGLIPALQTKKMDAVIAGMSITPERAKAVNFSIPYLSSNVAFIANKSKPINGIEDLENKNYGAELGTTKEAAARKIKGATVTPFSSNTGALVALKSGKIDGIVLDESVAVKFVENNPELMLVGALEGEPKAIAFNKDDTELMEKFNKALQELIDDGTIQKLREKYGV; encoded by the coding sequence ATGAAAAAACTTTTTAAATTATTTATGCTATCTTTATTAATTGTACTGACTGCTGCTTGTGGAGCTTCAAAAACTGAAAAAGTTTATGTAATAGGAACTAATGCTGAATATCCACCTTTTGAATATCTGGAAGATGGTAAAGTTTGTGGACTTGATGCTGATATAATAGCTGCCATAGCTCAAAAATTAAATATTCAGTATAAATGGTCAAATACAAACTTTGATGGACTTATCCCAGCACTTCAAACAAAGAAAATGGATGCTGTAATAGCTGGAATGAGTATAACTCCAGAGAGAGCAAAAGCTGTTAATTTTTCAATTCCTTATCTTTCTTCTAATGTAGCTTTTATAGCTAATAAAAGCAAACCTATTAATGGGATAGAAGATTTGGAAAATAAAAACTATGGAGCAGAACTTGGAACTACAAAAGAAGCTGCTGCGAGAAAAATAAAAGGTGCAACTGTAACTCCTTTTTCATCTAATACAGGTGCTCTCGTTGCTTTAAAAAGCGGTAAAATAGATGGTATTGTACTTGATGAAAGTGTTGCTGTAAAATTTGTAGAAAACAATCCTGAGCTTATGCTTGTAGGAGCCCTTGAAGGAGAACCTAAAGCTATTGCATTCAATAAGGATGATACAGAGCTTATGGAAAAATTCAATAAAGCTCTTCAAGAACTCATAGATGATGGTACTATTCAAAAATTAAGAGAAAAATATGGTGTATAA
- a CDS encoding ABC transporter ATP-binding protein — MFLEVRDLNKYYNSRNLFSKEKKQILKDVTFDVKEGEIFSIIGQSGAGKSTIGKILLGIEKESSGDIMLMGRPLKEMVKREVQMVFQDPYSSLNPAMKIGKILEEPLKVNGVKDKKEREERVKSMLKEIGLEETCGVKYPSELSGGQRQRVVIGAAMILKPKLVVCDEPVASLDLSIQNQILNLIKKFNKEYNTTFIFISHDLGVVYNISHRVLLLYKGEVQEIRETVEFFKNPESEYGKYFLEGIKV, encoded by the coding sequence ATGTTTTTAGAAGTAAGAGATCTAAATAAATACTATAATTCAAGAAATCTTTTTTCCAAAGAGAAAAAGCAGATACTGAAAGATGTAACTTTTGATGTGAAAGAGGGAGAAATATTCTCGATTATTGGACAGTCAGGAGCAGGAAAATCTACTATTGGAAAGATACTTTTAGGAATAGAAAAAGAAAGCAGTGGAGATATAATGCTTATGGGACGCCCTCTTAAAGAAATGGTAAAAAGAGAGGTACAAATGGTATTTCAAGACCCATACAGTTCTTTAAATCCTGCTATGAAAATAGGAAAAATATTGGAAGAACCATTGAAAGTAAATGGTGTGAAAGATAAAAAAGAAAGAGAAGAAAGAGTGAAATCTATGCTTAAAGAAATAGGCTTAGAAGAAACTTGTGGAGTAAAATATCCATCAGAATTAAGTGGAGGACAAAGACAGAGAGTAGTTATTGGAGCTGCTATGATATTGAAACCAAAACTTGTAGTGTGTGATGAGCCAGTGGCATCTCTTGATCTTTCTATACAGAATCAGATATTGAATCTTATTAAGAAATTTAATAAAGAGTATAATACTACTTTTATTTTTATTTCTCATGATCTGGGAGTGGTATATAATATTTCTCATAGAGTTCTTCTTTTATATAAAGGAGAAGTTCAAGAGATAAGAGAAACTGTTGAATTTTTTAAAAATCCTGAAAGCGAGTATGGAAAATATTTTCTTGAGGGAATAAAAGTTTAG
- a CDS encoding vWA domain-containing protein — MKRILSLATVFVFSALTVFATGQKPENTAVEQTRAIEKDVEIVFVLDTTGSMGGLIQGAKTKIWSIVNEVMQNHKDSKVKIGLVAYRDRGDVYVTKVTQLNENLDEIYSVLMDYKAQGGGDDPEDVRKALHESLEIIQWSAPRENLSQIIFLVGDAPPHDDYNDSPDTVVTAKKAKSKGIIINTIQCGNMPSTDRYWKAIAQFGGGEYFHISRDGGVKVVTTPYDDKLYELNKRIDKTYITYGSTEVRTEAVKKFDSEKHSVDAAPVEAKASRAINKAINKYSYSKEDLVQAVENKEVSLKDIKDNELPENMQRMSLKAREGYIQSIMDTRKEIREEIIKVSKEREEYILEQKRKGTAGKSEFDSAVSEVLKKQIK; from the coding sequence ATGAAGAGAATTTTATCACTAGCAACAGTTTTTGTTTTTTCTGCTTTAACAGTATTTGCAACAGGACAAAAACCAGAAAACACAGCTGTTGAACAGACAAGAGCAATAGAAAAGGATGTTGAGATTGTTTTTGTTCTGGATACTACTGGATCTATGGGAGGACTTATTCAAGGAGCTAAGACTAAGATATGGAGTATAGTGAATGAAGTAATGCAGAACCATAAGGATTCAAAAGTAAAAATTGGACTGGTAGCTTATCGTGATCGTGGAGATGTTTATGTGACTAAAGTTACACAGCTTAATGAAAATCTAGATGAAATATATAGTGTATTGATGGATTATAAAGCTCAAGGTGGAGGAGATGATCCTGAAGATGTAAGAAAAGCTCTTCATGAAAGTTTAGAAATAATTCAATGGTCAGCACCTAGAGAAAATTTATCACAGATAATATTTTTGGTAGGAGATGCGCCTCCTCATGATGATTATAATGATTCACCAGATACTGTAGTTACTGCTAAAAAAGCTAAAAGTAAAGGAATTATTATAAATACTATTCAATGTGGAAATATGCCAAGTACAGATCGTTACTGGAAAGCAATAGCACAATTTGGTGGAGGAGAATATTTCCATATCTCTAGAGATGGAGGAGTAAAAGTTGTAACAACTCCTTATGATGATAAGCTTTATGAACTAAACAAAAGAATAGATAAAACATATATAACATATGGAAGTACAGAAGTAAGAACTGAAGCAGTGAAGAAATTTGATTCAGAAAAACATTCAGTAGATGCTGCACCAGTAGAGGCAAAAGCATCACGAGCAATAAATAAAGCAATAAACAAATATAGCTATTCTAAGGAAGACTTGGTACAAGCAGTAGAAAATAAGGAAGTTTCTTTGAAAGATATTAAAGATAATGAACTTCCTGAAAATATGCAGAGAATGTCTTTAAAAGCTAGAGAAGGATATATTCAAAGTATTATGGATACTCGTAAAGAAATAAGAGAGGAAATAATAAAAGTATCAAAAGAAAGAGAGGAATATATATTAGAACAAAAGAGAAAAGGAACAGCAGGTAAGAGTGAATTTGATTCTGCTGTATCAGAAGTTCTAAAAAAACAAATAAAATAG
- a CDS encoding ABC transporter substrate-binding protein → MHLKGRNKKLIVMSLLGLALLGCGKEEKAPEKKVVRTITSMDIDSLNPYKLVSSGSEEIMMNVFEGLVMPTVDGGLAPAVAKEYKISDDGLTYTFEIREGIKFHNGNPLDVKDVEFSLRKMSGREGDTPAQAMFSNIDDIKITGDNEITITLKVPDSAFIYYMTEGIVPDENRDSLDKEAIGTGPFKVSGYDREQKITLTKNDDYWGEKAKIDEVDIFVTPNAETAFLKLLSGEIDILPRVDSKRLNELKNFKTISGAQNTVQLFALNNKFEPFSHKEVREAINLAVDKDAVIKNVMGGYGIKLETNMSPVMKKYCIDNIGEKRDVEKAKELLKKAGYENLKFTVKVPSNYAMHVSTAQVIAEQLKEVGITMNIETVEWATWLSEVYSGRKYEATIVGLTGKLDPDSILKRYVSDYPRNFFNYENPKYDKLIADAKITSDENKRIEYYKEAQKILRDENVAVFIMDPELITAVNKNINGYVFYPLSFTNFAKISIGD, encoded by the coding sequence ATGCATTTGAAAGGTAGAAATAAAAAGCTGATAGTAATGTCACTATTGGGACTGGCTCTTTTAGGATGTGGAAAGGAGGAAAAAGCTCCTGAAAAAAAAGTGGTAAGAACTATCACTAGTATGGATATAGACAGTTTGAACCCATATAAGCTTGTATCAAGCGGTTCAGAAGAAATAATGATGAATGTTTTTGAAGGACTTGTAATGCCTACAGTTGATGGAGGACTTGCTCCAGCAGTAGCCAAAGAATACAAAATATCAGATGATGGATTGACATATACTTTTGAAATAAGAGAGGGAATTAAATTTCACAATGGAAATCCTTTAGATGTAAAAGATGTAGAATTTTCTTTGAGAAAAATGTCAGGGAGAGAAGGAGATACTCCAGCTCAAGCTATGTTCTCAAATATAGATGATATAAAAATAACTGGAGATAATGAAATAACAATTACTCTTAAAGTTCCAGATTCAGCTTTTATTTATTACATGACTGAAGGGATAGTTCCAGATGAGAATAGAGATTCTTTGGATAAAGAGGCAATAGGAACAGGACCTTTCAAAGTGTCAGGATATGACAGAGAGCAGAAAATAACTCTTACAAAGAATGATGATTATTGGGGAGAAAAGGCTAAGATAGATGAAGTTGATATATTTGTAACTCCAAATGCAGAAACAGCTTTTCTTAAACTTTTATCAGGAGAGATAGATATACTTCCTCGTGTTGATTCAAAGAGATTAAATGAACTTAAAAACTTTAAGACAATATCAGGAGCCCAAAATACAGTACAGCTTTTTGCTCTTAATAATAAATTTGAACCATTCAGCCATAAGGAAGTTAGAGAAGCTATCAATCTGGCAGTGGATAAAGATGCTGTAATAAAAAATGTTATGGGTGGGTACGGAATAAAACTTGAAACAAATATGAGCCCAGTAATGAAAAAATATTGTATAGATAATATTGGTGAAAAAAGAGATGTTGAAAAGGCAAAAGAACTTTTGAAAAAAGCAGGCTATGAAAATCTTAAATTTACTGTAAAAGTTCCAAGCAACTATGCTATGCATGTATCAACGGCTCAGGTAATAGCTGAACAACTTAAAGAAGTTGGGATTACTATGAATATAGAGACTGTAGAATGGGCAACATGGCTGTCAGAAGTTTACAGTGGAAGAAAATATGAAGCAACTATAGTAGGACTTACAGGAAAACTTGATCCAGACTCAATATTAAAGAGATATGTTTCAGATTATCCTAGAAATTTCTTCAACTATGAAAATCCAAAATATGATAAACTTATTGCAGATGCAAAAATAACATCTGATGAAAATAAAAGGATTGAGTATTATAAAGAAGCTCAAAAAATATTAAGAGATGAAAATGTAGCAGTTTTCATAATGGATCCAGAACTTATTACAGCTGTGAATAAAAACATAAATGGATATGTGTTCTATCCACTCTCATTTACGAACTTCGCAAAAATTAGTATTGGAGATTAA